A window from Methylococcus mesophilus encodes these proteins:
- a CDS encoding F0F1 ATP synthase subunit A, with translation MEQIDFFARVLGHIGPVAISDSLLTSVLVTGLLAAVSAVLTRRRTALPDRVQVVLEGIVSACENAVRDVIPTAYREVTPFIMSLWLFLATANLISLIPGFDSPTRDLSVTSALAVLVFFSVHWFGIRHQGIRSYLKHYLTPNPILLPFHLIGEITRTLALAIRLFGNMMSMELIGLLLLVIGGLFVPVPILLLHIVEGLVQAYIFGILALVYIAGGIQSGPQQENSSP, from the coding sequence ATGGAGCAGATCGACTTTTTCGCCAGAGTCCTCGGCCACATCGGGCCGGTGGCGATCAGCGACAGCCTCCTCACTTCGGTGCTGGTGACGGGCTTGCTCGCGGCGGTTTCGGCGGTCCTGACCCGGCGCAGGACGGCGCTGCCGGACCGCGTTCAGGTGGTCCTGGAAGGCATCGTGTCGGCCTGCGAGAACGCGGTGCGCGACGTGATCCCGACCGCTTACCGCGAGGTCACGCCGTTCATCATGAGCCTGTGGCTGTTCCTGGCGACCGCCAACCTGATCAGCCTCATTCCCGGCTTCGATTCGCCCACGCGGGATTTGTCGGTGACTTCGGCACTGGCCGTGCTGGTGTTCTTCTCGGTGCACTGGTTCGGCATCCGACATCAGGGAATCCGTTCCTATCTGAAACATTACCTGACACCGAACCCCATCCTTTTGCCTTTCCATCTGATCGGCGAAATCACCCGCACCCTGGCCCTGGCCATCCGGCTGTTCGGCAACATGATGAGCATGGAACTGATCGGGCTGCTGCTGCTGGTCATCGGCGGGCTGTTCGTGCCGGTGCCGATCCTGCTTCTGCACATCGTCGAGGGCTTGGTGCAGGCGTATATTTTCGGCATTCTGGCACTGGTCTACATCGCCGGCGGCATCCAGTCCGGCCCGCAACAGGAGAACAGCTCCCCATGA
- a CDS encoding nucleotidyltransferase family protein — translation MRTEELIDCFRADRTGKRAFLQLQQVRHMHPLIQENRQAITELSRRYRVRSLEVFGSAARGTDFDPATGDADFFVEFSPSSDGASLRAFVGLQADVSRILGLSVDLAEASAIRNPYIRASVNRSREVVYGA, via the coding sequence ATGCGGACTGAAGAGCTGATAGACTGTTTTCGTGCCGATCGAACCGGAAAACGAGCGTTCCTTCAATTGCAGCAGGTACGTCACATGCATCCATTGATCCAGGAAAACCGGCAGGCCATCACAGAGCTTTCCCGACGCTATCGGGTGCGGAGTCTGGAGGTCTTCGGTTCCGCCGCACGTGGAACCGACTTCGATCCGGCAACCGGCGATGCGGACTTTTTCGTCGAGTTCTCGCCGTCATCCGACGGTGCCTCTTTAAGGGCGTTTGTCGGGCTGCAAGCCGATGTGTCCCGGATCCTCGGCCTCTCCGTCGACCTCGCGGAAGCTTCCGCCATACGCAACCCCTATATCCGGGCCAGCGTAAACCGAAGCCGTGAGGTCGTGTATGGAGCGTGA
- a CDS encoding GNAT family N-acetyltransferase — protein sequence MTFTFRNAEESDREAIYQLYRLVMRGFISEIWGWDEQWQRSDFSAHFDLQGITLVLKGHELVGYSHIENQDGKIFIRMIVVNPRHQQNGIGTKLLASVIAAADKKSKNIGLEVFKINEVAKAFYEKHGFYVEGETPSSLIMVHA from the coding sequence GTGACTTTCACCTTCCGAAATGCTGAAGAATCAGATAGAGAGGCAATCTACCAATTGTATCGCTTGGTGATGCGGGGCTTTATTTCCGAGATATGGGGTTGGGATGAACAGTGGCAACGCAGTGATTTCTCTGCCCACTTTGATCTCCAAGGAATTACGCTGGTACTGAAAGGGCACGAGCTAGTCGGGTATTCCCACATCGAAAACCAAGATGGTAAAATATTTATAAGGATGATCGTTGTTAACCCGCGCCACCAGCAGAATGGGATTGGGACAAAACTTCTTGCTTCGGTTATTGCTGCGGCCGACAAGAAATCTAAGAACATAGGACTGGAGGTTTTCAAAATCAATGAAGTGGCAAAGGCGTTTTATGAAAAGCATGGGTTCTATGTTGAAGGGGAAACCCCCAGTAGCCTCATCATGGTCCATGCATAA
- a CDS encoding tyrosine-type recombinase/integrase yields the protein MLLDRLQGVHSLIGRLLYGTGMRLMEVMRLRIKDIEFERKEIMVRDGKEFKDRVTMLPAVLIDPMKSHLQSIKRQHENDLRTGFGSVYLPHALERKYPNAGKEWGRHPLRIPSCI from the coding sequence GTGTTGCTCGATCGTTTGCAAGGGGTGCACAGCCTGATCGGCCGGCTCTTGTACGGGACGGGAATGCGGCTGATGGAGGTTATGCGGCTGCGGATCAAAGACATCGAGTTTGAGCGCAAGGAAATCATGGTGCGGGACGGTAAAGAATTCAAAGACCGAGTGACGATGTTGCCCGCAGTCCTGATCGACCCGATGAAATCACATTTGCAATCAATCAAGCGACAGCACGAGAACGATCTCCGGACCGGGTTCGGCAGCGTTTATCTGCCCCACGCCCTGGAGCGCAAGTACCCCAATGCCGGAAAGGAGTGGGGCAGGCACCCACTCCGAATACCAAGCTGCATCTGA
- a CDS encoding AtpZ/AtpI family protein: MKPPPANSRTRLSATVDRQAQRLRRAERERRGVLAQTAYLGTLGLVFVLPLVAGAYLGRWLDQHSAGYSIRWTLSLLFLGLVVGAWNAWQLIKRHED; encoded by the coding sequence GTGAAACCACCCCCCGCCAATTCAAGAACCCGCTTGAGCGCCACGGTCGACCGCCAGGCCCAGCGCCTGCGCCGGGCCGAGCGCGAGCGCCGCGGGGTGCTGGCGCAGACGGCCTATCTCGGCACGCTGGGGCTGGTGTTCGTGCTGCCGCTGGTGGCGGGGGCGTATCTGGGGCGATGGCTGGATCAGCACAGTGCGGGCTATTCGATCCGCTGGACGCTGAGCCTGTTGTTCCTCGGGCTGGTCGTCGGCGCCTGGAACGCCTGGCAGCTGATCAAACGGCATGAGGATTGA